The DNA region GGTCAAGAAGGACAACTATTTCCCAAGATAAAATAGTTAAATCTATAGTAACTTAACACAAAGATACTACCGGAGAATTGAAGAAGTTACTGAATTTTATCACAGAAAATGGGGTAACAAAAGTAAACTAGAAAAAGAAATGAAggatttttttgttgttgtgtgAATTGAGGACTTTGGAAACCTCTATTTAAAGGTGCAAAAGATCCATGCAGACAGTCACATGATGGGTATCCGAAAGGCCAAAAGTTGGACAGGTGAAGCACGAAAAGTCTGTCATCCGAAGCACCAACAAACAACAAGATGAGAGGTCTTATACAGAAATTTCGGTCGGCCATGGCATGTGAAAGTCTCATActcaatgaaaaataaataaatagaaaaagtCGGCGATTTTTGCCTTGATAAGTCCGACATTCGATGCATCCAAGTCGTGTTATATATAGCTTCTTAACTAATCAATATTACACCTCAACTGGTTTGAGAGCATCTTAGGTGAGGAACTTGTAAGATTCAAGATGGTGAGATAGAATTACATTTTATATTACCACCTTTTGAAATTTGATCTGTCGAATTTCTTTGGCTTATCAGCATGGTGCACAAGCATCATAGCACCAGGAGCAGTGACCTTGATAACTTGAAGAGAGCCATATTTGATACAAATCATGTAATGAGTATACcgaatctgttttaagattGTTAGAAAAAATGTAAAGGCGAAAGAAAATGTGGACTATTATGCAGAATGGTTAAATAtcacaaaaataatatatgaatcTTGAGTAGATAAAAGGGAATGAAAACTGAAAACCAAACCGAGGCTTATAAATAgtttaatttcattaaaaaccGACTTGTCTCATTCGGTGGTGCTCTAAGGATCAAGAAGGACAGCTATTTCCCAAGATATAACAGTTAGATCTGTAGCAACTTAACACAATGATACTATCGGAGAACTGAAAAAGTTCATGAACTTTATCACGGAAAATGGGGTAACAAAAGTAAACGAGAAAAAGAAATGAAggatttttttgttgttgtgtgAATTGAGGACTCTGGAAacctctatttataggtgcACGAGATCCATGCGTACAATCACATGATGGGCATCCGAAAGGCCAAAAGTTGGACAGGTGAAGCACGAAAAGTCTGTCATCCGAAGCACCAACAAACAACAAGATGAGAGGTCTCATCCAGAAATTTCGGTCGGCCATGGCATGTGAAAGTCTCATAttcaatgaaaaataaataaatagaaaaagtGGGCGATTTTTGCCTTGATAAGTCCGACATTCGATGCATCCAAGTCGTGTTATATATAGCTTCTTAACTAATCAATATTACACCTCAACTGGTTTGAGAGCATCTTAGGTGAGGAACTTGTTAGATTCAAGATGGTGAGATAGAATAACATCTTATATTGCCACCTTTTGAAATTCGATCTGTCGAATTTCTTTGGCTTATCAGCATGGTGCACAAGCATCATAGCACCAGGAGCAGTGACCTTGATAACTTGGAGAGAGCCATATTTGAAACAAATCATGTAATGAGTATACcgaatctgttttaagattGTTAGAAAAAATGTAAACGCGAAAGAAAATGTGGACTATTATGCAGAATGGTTAAATAtcacaaaaataatatatgaatcTTGAGTAGATAAAAGGGAATGAAAACTGAAAACCAAACCGAGGCTTATAAATAgtttaatttcattaaaaaccGACTTGTCTCATTCGGTGGTGCTCTAAGGATCAAGAAGGACAAGCTATTTCCCAAGATATAACAGTTAGATCTGTAGCAACTTAACACAATGATACTATCGGAGAACTGAAAAAGTTCATGAACTTTATCACGGAAAATGGGGTAACAAAAGTAAACGAGAAAAAGAAATGAAggatttttttgttgttgtgtgAATTGAGGACTCTGGAAAACTCTATTTATAGGTGCACGAGATCCATGCGTACAGTCACATGATGGGCATCCGAAAGGCCAAAAGTTGGACAGGTGAAGCACGAAAAGTCTGTCATCCGAAGCACCAACAAACAACAAGATGAGAGGTCTCATCCAGAAATTTCGGTCGGCCATGGCATGTGAAAGTCTCATActcaatgaaaaataaataaatagaaaaagtGGGCGATTTTTGCCTTGATAAGTCCGACATTCGATGCATCCAAGTCGTGTTATATATAGCTTCTTAACTAATCAATATTACACCTCAACTGGTTTGAGAGCATCTTAGGTGAGGAACTTGTTAGATTCAAGATGGTGAGATAGAATAACATCTTATATTGCCACCTTTTGAAATTCGATCTGTTGAATTTCTTTGGCTTATCAGCATGGTGCACAAGCATCATAGCACCAGGAGCAGTGACCTTGATAACTTGGAGAGAGCCATATTTGAAACAAATCATGTAATGAGTATACcgaatctgttttaagattGTTAGAAAAAATGTAAACGCGAAAGAAAATGTGGACTATTATGCAGAATGGTTAAATAtcacaaaaataatatatgaatcTTGAGTAGATAAAAGGGAATGAAAACTAAAAACCAAACTGAGGCTTATAAATAgtttaatttcattaaaaaccGACTTGTCTCATTCGGTGGTGCTCTAAGGATCAAGAAGGACAACTATTTCCCAAGATATAACAGTTAGATCTGTAGCAACTTAACACAATGATACTATCGGAGAACTGAAAAAGTTCATGAACTTTATCACGGAAAATGGGGTAACAAAAGTAAACGAGAAAAAGAAATGAAggatttttttgttgttgtgtgAATTGAGGACTCTGGAAAACTCTATTTATAGGTGCACGAGATCCATGCGTACAGTCACATGATGGGCATCCGAAAGGCCAAAAGTTGGACAGGTGAAGCACGAAAAGTCTGTCATCCGAAGCACCAACAAACAACAAGATGAGAGGTCTCATCCAGAAATTTCGGTCGGCCATGGCATGTGAAAGTCTCATActcaatgaaaaataaataaatagaaaaagtGGGCGATTTTTGCCTTGATAAGTCCGACATTCGATGCATCCAAGTCGTGTTATATATAGCTTCTTAACTAATCAATATTACACCTCAACTGGTTTGAGAGCATCTTAGGTGAGGAACTTGTTAGATTCAAGATGGTGAGATAGAATAACATCTTATATTGCCACCTTTTGAAATTTGATCTGTCGAATTTCTTTGGCTTATCAGCATGGTGCACAAGCATCATAGCACCAGGAGCAGTGACCTTGATAACTTGGAGAGAGCCATATTTGAAACAAATCATGTAATGAGTATACcgaatctgttttaagattGTTAGAAAAAATGTAAACGCGAAAGAAAATGTGGACTATTATGCAGAATGGTTAAATAtcacaaaaataatatatgaatcTTGAGTAGATAAAAGGGAATGAAAACTGAAAACCAAACCGAGGCTTATAAATAgtttaatttcattaaaaaccGACTTGTCTCATTCGGTGGTGCTCTAAGGATCAAGAAGGACAGCTATTTCCCAAGATATAACAGTTAGATCTGTAGCAACTTAACACAATGATACTATCGGAGAACTGAAAAAGTTCATGAACTTTATCACGGAAAATGGGGTAACAAAAGTAAACGAGAAAAAGAAATGAAggatttttttgttgttgtgtgAATTGAGGACTCTGGAAAACTCTATTTATAGGTGCACGAGATCCATGCGTACAGTCACATGATGGGCATCCGAAAGGCCAAAAGTTGGACAGGTGAAGCACGAAAAGTCTGTCATCCGAAGCACCAACAAACAACAAGATGAGAGGTCTCATCCAGAAATTTCGGTCGGCCATGGCATGTGAAAGTCTCATActcaatgaaaaataaataaatagaaaaagtGGGCGATTTTTGCCTTGATAAGTCCGACATTCGATGCATCCAAGTCGTGTTATATATAGCTTCTTAACTAATCAATATTACACCTCAACTGGTTTGAGAGCATCTTAGGTGAGGAACTTGTTAGATTCAAGATGGTGAGATAGAATAACATCTTATATTGCCACCTTTTGAAATTTGATCTGTCGAATTTCTTTGGCTTATCAGCATGGTGCACAAGCATCATAGCACCAGGAGCAGTGACCTTGATAACTTGGAGAGAGCCATATTTGAAACAAATCATGTAATGAGTATACcgaatctgttttaagattGTTAGAAAAAATGTAAACGCGAAAGAAAATGTGGACTATTATGCAGAATGGTTAAATAtcacaaaaataatatatgaatcTTGAGTAGATAAAAGGGAATGAAAACTAAAAACCAAACTGAGGCTTATAAATAgtttaatttcattaaaaaccGACTTGTCTCATTCGGTGGTGCTCTAAGGATCAAGAAGGACAACTATTTCCCAAGATATAACAGTTAGATCTGTAGCAACTTAACACAATGATACTATCGGAGAACTGAAAAAGTTCATGAACTTTATCACGGAAAATTGGGTAACAAAAGTAAACGAGAAAAAGAAATGAAggatttttttgttgttgtgtgAATTGAGGACTCTGGAAAACTCTATTTATAGGTGCACGAGATCCATACATACAGTCACATGATGGGCATCCGAAAGGCCAAAAGTTGGACAGGTGAAGCACGAAAAGCCTGTCCTCCGAAGCACCAACAAACAACAAGATGAGAGGTCTCATCCAGAAATTTCGGTCGGCCATGGCATGTGAAAGGTCTTATActtaatgaaaattaaaataaatagaaaagtGGGCGATTTTTGCCTTAATAAGTCCGACATTCGATGCATCCAGGTCGTGCTATAGAGAACTTCTTAACTAATCAATATTATACTTTCATAAAGTGTAACTAAATATAAGCTCCATCATACCAACTTTATTTTCCTACGTGGAGAAAACTCATCACTCCATACTTACATCATCaacttaatattttattgtCCAATTTTCATTCATACAAAATTAAAagtccaatatatatataatccaaCAATTATTTTCATACTTTctaacaaaattatattttaaatttacttTTAAGTCATTTCATACTTCATTTCATTCGACGCAACTATTTTCAAGCATACCCATTGCCACCATCTCGGCCTGAGTCGTCATTTCATCACGACAAAAATTAGAGCGGATATTTGGCATCCCGCATTCTATAATCTACCTTTCTTGGCACATTCCACCCatgaattgttttttttttttttttttgggctgACATATTTTACCCTCAAATCAAACTAAAGTTATTGCACCCTTTTATATTTTCAGTTAAAATGttttatcaaaatattaaattaaaggtGCGATTTTGTCAACCGGGAAAAGTGCTATTTAACCTAATTAATCGTTTTTTACATCTCTCATTGCATATTTCCCACTAGACCTGGTCACTGTCGGGTGAAAAAGTTGATTATTTTTACTTCTACTGCAGTGCCTTTATCCGAGCCACTACTAAACAAATCAATAAGCATGTAAAATTTAAACTTGATGACAACAATAAAACATCGAAAATCAAATAACTTAATCATCTTACaactcaaataaaaacaaaacaaatcttTAAACATCTCTTAATAAGCTTCATTCAAAATAAAGATTCGGGTTATTAAATCATTGTGTGCTAAGGAAATGAGAATGAAACAACTAGAATTGATGGCTAAGCAATTAGGTCATGAGAATTTATGGAGGTTTTTTTCTACTAAAAATGTTGCAATAATTAGTTATGATTATTCTTCACTAGTGTGTGGTCAAGGCCAAAAATCATTAATATCCCGAAACAAATGCTGCAAGTGcgaattattaattataaatttataattgatttcatttttattgaattgttgctttaatattttgttattacATAGGTTAAGAGGATGGACAAGTCTAGCAATGCAACTATGGATAATATTCTGAAACAAAGTATACTGGTGATTTTTTTCGAGTAATTCAGAGCTAGACGGACTGCTATTTTGAAACATTTGATTATTTATTGCTAATTTGTGTTGATTAACATTTTTAGTTTGGAATGGTAATGAAAAATCTACTGCATAGTGGGAATCATCCAATTATTTATTCTACAGATTCTAttcaaattaattaatcatcCCTTCCAAGTTTTCCATTATTATTCAGAAATAAACAATATTAAATGTTTGAAAATAaagttaataataataataatcgtacttgtttacctcTATAATATTCCAAGGGAGAGATGCCTCAAGTTGCTATATAAAAATTAGGTTAAATAATACCTTCTTCCCATTGACAAAATTGCTGTTTGAATTTTAATATTTGAGGGAACATTAACTGAAAATATAAGAAGATACTTAATGATGGCTTTGATTTGCGGGAGGAAACTGCCAATGGTGGAGTATGTCAGGAAGGAAGGTTAGATTATAGGAGGCAAGTTGCCAAACACTCAACAAAACCCTGAAAGTCATTGCAAacagaaattaaataaataaaaacactaTTTGTAtgacaaaaattcaaaatccaaTAACAAAAGTGATAATAATATAGTTAGCAGAAAACATTCAGAAgataataaagcatgaaactATGTCCCAAATacaaatatctcattgaaaacGAATGGTTCATATAAAGACATCATCACTATTACAGGAGTAGCAAACACAAACTCCTAAATGCAGCTTCCCAACATTGCCATTCATAATTGAATAGAAAAGTCAAGGTCATTCTTCATCATCCTCATCCCCGTCGCCACCAGACGCCTTCTTTGCAGCTGCCTTTTGGTTCTTTCTCTTCACTCTACCGGGACGCCCACCACCAAATGGACTTGTGAGAGAGAAATCGATGTGTTTCTGGGAGTCTACTCTTACCAGAAACGAGGGCACATTCACCACTTGCCTCCCAACCCTATAGTAAGTAAATAGAACTCTCAATTCAATGACTAAATACATATTACAATGAACATTTCACTTTAGACAGATAAGAAAAGGAAGTATAACGCTAGctgcatgaaaatttaaaacctTCATTCTTGAAAGATAGCATACATCCGTAGCATTGGAGAGACAAAAATATCATCACAAGTAACACAAAATGTAACATGCAGGGGCACATTTCACATCGCATGCAATGTCCGCTGCCTTAAAAAAGGCTATTCAACACAGCTAAGCCTAGAGTCATCAACACCCAGACATTTATACAGGCGTGGTGATGGCAATGAATCAGGTTCGGGTAGGATTCCATATCCTCCGACCTCATCCCCATTTATGATATTCATCCTCATCCTCATCCTCACCGGATATCCaatttcatcttcatcctcGTCCTCATGCCGTCGATAAATTGGATATTCATACACAACCCAAATATTTTATTATCCCCTGTAATtgtattttcttaaatttgaattatttcgaATAAACTATGGATGTTTATTAAATTGTTGGAAacaatttagaaaaaaatataaaaattagcaaattaaatattataataaaaatataacaaaatattataaacaattTATATAAACATCATTATCCAAAAAAAATAACATCATCtttatactaataattttattctaataattttattcgtTCAATCCAACTAATGTTATTCAACAAAACATGTTAGAATTAAAATCACAGCTGAAAaatcaaacacacacacacacacagagatATATATAGCATCAATAATCAAATATAGTATGAAGATCAACGAAAATAAATGCCTATCATTCAAGTTAAATATACGAGTCATGCTTTCATTGTCGGCTCAAAGAAGTCAATATTTTAGTAGATTATTGTCAATCACAAGCTATATGAACCTAGATATCAGAAAAAACGCTAGGCCTGCAAGTGACTAGAAATTTAGTCATCATTCTTACCTGATATGTCTTTGCCGTATAAGCACTCTGGCATGGTGAATAGATTTAGCCATCCCCGCCTTGAACACCAGAGTTTGAAGGCGGCGCTCAAGGAAGTTCTCTACAGTTAGTGCCAAGACATAATCGAGCTTGTTCTGGCTCTCATCCAGTAGCCCATACCTATTCATTCTCCTCAGAAGGGCTTCTCCCTCAAAAATACGACGTGAATCCTTCTCATCAAGCGTCAAAAGCATTCTAGCAGCATTTCTAATGCGACTCAGTGCATACTGAACCCTCCACAACTCCCTCTTGCATCTCAGACCATATTCTCCAACAAGCTTCAACTCAGCATCCAGTCGCTCCTTCTCATAAGGCCGTCGAGGCTTCTTAAATGTCTTTACATCTGCAATCAACAGAAGCAAGCAGATTTAAGCAGAAGCTCGTGCATTATGAGACCTCCTATTTTCATTCTTTTTGAGTATGAAGCATGAGACCAAAACTTTATTAAGGACAACATTTCAACCACAAAAATCCAATCTTTAGTTTATCAAAGACCTCTCATTCTTACAAAGGAGAGCCCTTGACAGGCATGCCTACTTTAGCTAACTTACTGATCTTCCAGCATATGTCTGCAACACTATCGCTGGTACTCTTCTGGAGCACAACATACtaacattttcaaaagttttATACAGACGCCTTGAACAGTTTCAACAATCTTTAGATTCCAGCAATGACTCGGATGAAAATGAAACAAAACAACCGGTACTTGTTCTAAATTTCAAATCTCAAAACGATAAAAAGACATAGTTTTGGTCAGATGCAACAGAAAGGTCATTCCAAAACACCATCACCGATACAACCAGGAATCAGAGGAATTCCATAACATAAAATGAACAAACAATAACTGATGTGAAAGAAGCAATCgaaataaaacaccaaaaaaacCTCGAAAGAACAATATCACATACAATCGCACGCACATAAATCACAACTACAGCTGTTCTCCGATGTGAGAGTATATTATCAATTTTTAACGGCAGAACAAGGAATGGAAGCTTACAGTTTCGGTAAAATGAGACGTTCACCATACTTCTCCGCCGCCAACGCGATTCTCAGTCCACCGCTCTGCTGTGGATCGCGAGGGAAATGAAAACGTGAGGGTTCGAGTTGTCGTCTTATATATGCCTTTCTGGGCCAAAACCCTAGTGAGCATGTCAAAGAGTTGGACTATAGCCTTGGGCCATTTCAGAACCGAGCCGAAGGACTAAATTGCccgatttatttttaaaaatgaaaaactgaACAAAGTAGTCTAAAATAGGACAATTACTataaattttatgattaaataacTCAATAACTACTTTATATTTCTATagacaaatttataaatatttatagagAAGCTCATGGAAGTTTATTAAAAAACAGCGAGACTAACACATGTTAATTGTATAtataaaaaagacaaaaactggtgtgagacggtctcacgggtcgtattttgtgagacggatatcttatttggatcattcatgaaaaagtattaatttttatgctaagagtattatttttattgtgaatatcggtgggattgacctgtctcacagataaagatttgtaataccgtcttacaagagatctactctatAAAAAAATCTACCCAAACACGAAACTAACACATtttaattgtatatatataaaaaaaagctATCATAACACGAATCAAATCGTATTTTTAGGCCTAATTTGATAGCTCTAATTAAGAGAATTGTGCAACTAAAATTGGATCATTTGACCACATTTTTTCATGTTGTGCTaggattaaatatttaaaataatattgcaTTTGAATCAATGATTTAATTTCAAATCCAAATGCTAAATTTGATGCATTTATTTGTCAGTTAGTTCAATGTTACCATTAAGGTGAGGTTGATCCAATAGTTACATGGGAGGTCACGTCATTTTTTATGTTGCTTGTTTataaattattactatttattaattattagaGACACGTttaaataatattcaatcaTGCATGTAGCTCAGAGGATTAGAGCACGTGGTTACAAACCTAGATATTAGGGATTTGAATCCCTCCTCGTATCTTAATTGAATTCTATGTAATGATGAATAAATTGAGTTGAATTCTATGTCTATATGTATCGACATCCTACTACATGTTTattatgtaacgccccgaaaattcgaaggtccacACGAACTACATgcacgcaagttattaaattcttttgtattttaattaaatattttaattgcatatattaattatgttgtgcatattgacatgtttacaaaatatttttctacattgtggcattaaaatgtatttttaaaggatattcgagttgcgatcgagaaacggagaccgaggactgaaaaatagaaaatgtttttattggttaattgtttttaattatttaaattaggggtgatgttttttattatttttaaaaatatggggttttgaggtgattttatacgccggggtgtaaattttatcggtgttggtttttcaacaaaaatacaaacgttgTGACAACCTGGCTCATAAATTCACAAAcgtatttaagcaaaattatttttattatttttattcattctaattaagcactaatgggcttaatttgtttgtttaatgggcctaagcttaattaaggattttaattaactatatattaTGCAATTAACCTACCCCAAACCCTTTATATCACACGCCCCATCTCCCCAATTCAATCAAAACCCTCCCCTCAAATTcaaatacacggcacacaccaaaTATCCAAGGGGGAAAAGTTTCAAGTTTTGCTAAGGTTTGCTAGCCGTCGTTCTTCGATTTGTCAACGTTATTTCGTGCgtttaatacgcaaaggcacgtcatattcttcatttactcatcatcacaccatattatttaattatgtttgaaaTTACTTGTAAAACAAGTtgcaacatgaaatattttcggTTTTGTGTAATATACCAATTTTTAAGGCTTGAATTTGAGAAAAAATCATGTTTGTTATGTTgtaaaaggggctgccatgattaggaacggttaggggatgtttttacatgttttgaaGAGTCCTAAAACACACCAAAACGTTGCAAATCTAAAAGAACAAAGCTGGAACCGTGGGGTTAATTAAGGAAGGGCATGATGTGTTGTAGGTCTTCATGAGTTCGGTTTGTTGTGCATGGGGCTTAGGAGGTCGACCCGGTCTCGAGGAGGGCTCGTGCTGGGCATGGGTAagggtcaggaagggtcctaTCATGGCTAAGACCCAAGGCGCGCTGCTTTGGAGGAGTCCCATGCAGCAAAGACTCCTCGCGCGAGAGAGCAGGGTTTCCAGAGTTGCTGTTAAAGGGGCACACGGCTGGCCTGGGGGCGAGCCAGGAGGGTCCTATAGGGTCTAAGGAATATGGGTAAGGTCTGGGTTAGGGGATGGAGTTGTGGGCTGGCTGCTGGCTGGAGAGAAAACAAAAAACGTGAGAGGGGAACCATGAAGGCAGCTTGTGCGCGCATGTTGCTTTCCTGATTCAGGTGATTCGTGAGCGGGGTCCAgagcttgggttggtctgggcttggtctgagCGTGGttcagggaaggttagggtcatcaGGGGTCATGTGAAGACCATGCAATATGGGAGTGCACCAATTGTGGAAGAAATTCATGCAGAAATTCATCAATCCTCAATTGCAATTTAAAGACAACCGAAATCACTCCATTATAGCACAAATCTCGAGTATGTACCTTGAACCAAGAAGAGACCACGTTCATCCGGGAGAGATTAGTGTAATCATCCATTTGATTAGCTATCAGCGTCATTCGTGGAGCGACTTCAGAGCTTACCTTGTAAGCTGATTTTCCgtgcctataaataggaggactCCTCATTCAGAACTTGCACTCCCAAATCTCTCGAAATCCTCCCTAACATCACCGTATTCTCGAAGCTTTTCGCCCTCTAGTAACAGAGCTCTGCCGCAATCTCACCATTCACGTTTCCTTGAGCAGTCAGAAtattgtaagtgggcttttgctatAGATCTTTCtttgtaagtgggcttttgctatATATCTTTCTTTGTAAGTGGGTTCTTGATACTATTTTATTTGGCACACTTATTTCTTTTTAAGTGGGCATAATATGtttcgaaaataaattaaacatgactttgaaaattcGGTCGGCGTGATATATTCATTTCCATTTGGTATTGAAATCCCTTGAATTGTTCTTTGTTCGATATCAGTTAAATATGTGAAAgcatgtttgaattttttttgaaacgCACTGTAATGACTCGATTTAGAAATGGTAAAGGAAATTTCGAACTTTGATATACTTTGTTTaggccctgatgcggtgggttataataaccgttcctttggcctcgccccttagaggagtaacatataggggactgatcagtaaaaaccatagaaaatgagatgattttcagtgctatattcgtatttgtgttagtatttgattcaacatgcttaatattgaaattttgataatttattcaTATGTATATCCTCGATAATGGTCATGCGCGATcggcccccatttactgagtatttctccaaaatactcaccccttactttcCCACCCAGATAAGAATGAGAATCAAATTGAGGATGAGGAGCAAGACTACTTTTGA from Primulina tabacum isolate GXHZ01 chromosome 14, ASM2559414v2, whole genome shotgun sequence includes:
- the LOC142525117 gene encoding small ribosomal subunit protein uS4y-like, encoding MVNVSFYRNYVKTFKKPRRPYEKERLDAELKLVGEYGLRCKRELWRVQYALSRIRNAARMLLTLDEKDSRRIFEGEALLRRMNRYGLLDESQNKLDYVLALTVENFLERRLQTLVFKAGMAKSIHHARVLIRQRHIRVGRQVVNVPSFLVRVDSQKHIDFSLTSPFGGGRPGRVKRKNQKAAAKKASGGDGDEDDEE